Proteins from a single region of Larus michahellis chromosome 13, bLarMic1.1, whole genome shotgun sequence:
- the CCDC62 gene encoding coiled-coil domain-containing protein 62 isoform X1 translates to MNSSVPCSASPQKLSESLENSTIQKQRQELQLLIAELKDRDKELNDMVAVHQQELLAWEDDRQKRLTLAERCSLLNNELNKRNDIIKSLTKRLKFLESRQNDSRATFEYTQQKFKELSQKVTDATVHCQALEEKNRSLHCSVLELSAKTGQLQAREQELLTMLKLKAFLRREEWSTNNKLVYFHKQACFLALIFGIFSSRAQKKICEVAVTAADEVILETTDYIIEFTSKFRKLESALRAAKTEEFSLNEEKQDLKLRLKELTLETNKLKDDLCERIKENNKQQEEIIHLRQENGCLRNELALIVEKSNRKDQLLQFARSKQARTDTELSSLRQIYVKQQRDLQFLHVNLESSQELRQKHEKASHERSIGVAFSAPESNSETDTVRTEGTHEICEENGTAQVPKSRVKITSEMCEVDKRLLLNASDLEETTSAYLNRCQKVVKVLAVLTEEEERRDVASSSDELGSKVFCEANNTRPLRNSDVSEDGMESRDQQTFESSSPECEHWLNVSSGVDSPSTLVQNTVTSDKTDNENKIWEERTGILFGQKTREASAAIHKSESDSCSSNNFTIKNDAWWEPVSDLEWLKIFKPMKGDGNIWHGKDCSFKSAQETKCASSKSEENVDLNSFHMGSPCLTSTQKGDRPQRCEKFSDEDFPLEINDLSVTKTTNRCCSATIDQGTSSPVSKLQQALAESRQMVADLELSTLLHASPRCSPNSSSINMTAELAEALHRTQLSAAEERVGEEVSNIELILRTEDHQPVSYNGKLPDFFPWFCECLKDFKVAKRCDYTGIYFIWK, encoded by the exons AAACTTAGCGAAAGCCTTGAGAACAGCACCATTCAGAAACAGAGGCAAGAACTCCAGCTTTTAATTGCGGAACTGAAAGATCGTGATAAGGAACTCAACGACATGGTTGCAGTGCATCAACAAGAGCTTCTAGCCTGGGAAGATGATCGTCAAAAAAGACTGACTTTAGCAGAACGATGCAGCTTATTAAACA ATGAGCTGAACAAGAGAAATGACATTATAAAATCACTCACCAAAAGGTTAAAGTTCTTAGAATCTCGGCAGAATGACAGTAGGGCAACATTTGAATATACACAACAGAAGTTTAAAGAGCTGTCTCAAAAAGTAACAGATGCAACTGTTCACTGTCAGGCTCTGGAG GAGAAAAATCGAAGTCTCCACTGCTCAGTTTTGGAACTGTCTGCTAAAACAGGCCAGCTGCAAGCGAGAGAACAAGAGCTTCTTACTATGCTTAAGCTGAAG GCTTTTTTGAGAAGAGAAGAGTGGTCAACAAACAATAAACTGGTTTATTTTCATAAACAAGCTTGTTTCCTGGCTTTGatttttgggattttttcctcaAGAGCTCAGAAGAAAATCTGTGAAGTAGCTGTAACTGCTGCA GACGAGGTTATACTTGAAACAACTGATTACATTATTGAGTTTACATCTAAATTCAGAAAGCTGGAAAGTGCATTGCGTGCAGCAAAGACGGAGGAATTCAGTCTAAACGAAGAAAAGCAAGACCTCAAACTGAGACTGAAAGAACTAACACTTGAAACAAATAAGCTGAAAG atgaccTCTGTGaaaggataaaggaaaataataagcagcaggaagaaatcaTTCACCTCAGACAAGAAAATGGCTGCTTGAGGAATGAGCTTGCACTTATTG TTGAGAAATCAAATAGGAAGGATCAACTTCTTCAGTTTGCCAGGTCTAAACAAGCACGGACTGACACAGAACTATCAAGTTTGCGACAG ATCTACGTAAAACAGCAGCGTGACTTGCAATTTCTTCATGTCAATTTGGAGAGCTCTCAAGAATTAAGGCAAAAGCATGAAAAGGCGTCACATGAAAGgag CATAGGTGTGGCATTCTCTGCCCCTGAAAGTAACAGCGAGACAGACACAGTTAGGACTGAGGGCACCCACGAGATATGTGAGGAGAATGGAACTGCACAGGTTCCAAAAAGTAGGGTAAAAATCACCTCTGAGATGTGTGAAGTAGATAAAAGACTGTTACTGAATGCATCAGACTTGGAGGAAACTACCTCAGCGTACTTAAACCGGTGTCAAAAAGTTGTGAAAGTCTTGGCTGTCCTTACGGAAGAAGAAGAAAGGCGGGATGTTGCATCAAGCTCTGATGAGCTAGGCAGCAAAGTATTTTGTGAGGCAAACAACACAAGGCCATTGAGAAACAGCGACGTTTCTGAGGATGGAATGGAAAGCAGAGACCAACAAACCTTTGAGTCATCTTCACCTGAATGTGAGCATTGGCTTAATGTCAGTTCTGGTGTAGATTCACCAAGTACTTTGGTCCAGAACACCGTCACATCTGACAAAactgataatgaaaataaaatctgggaAGAGAGAACTGGAATTCTGTTTGGCCAAAAAACCAGAGAGGCTTCTGCTGCGATTCACAAGTCTGAATCTGATTCCTGTAGTAGTAACAACTTCACCATAAAAAATGATGCATGGTGGGAGCCGGTATCAGATCTAGAATGGTTGAAGATTTTCAAACCCATGAAAGGAGATGGAAATATATGGCATGGAAAAGATTGCAGCTTCAAGAGTGCACAAGAGACGAAATGTGCCAGCTCAAAAAG tgaagaAAACGTGGATCTGAATTCTTTTCACATGGGTTCTCCCTGTTTGACATCCACCCAGAAAGGAGACAGGCCTCAAAGATGTGAGAAATTCTCTGATGAAGACTTCCCTCTGGAGATCAATGACCTTTCAGTGACTAAGACGACAAATCGATGCTGCAGTGCTACCATTGACCAA GGTACCAGTTCCCCCGTAAGTAAGCTGCAGCAGGCGTTGGCCGAGTCTCGACAGATGGTTGCTGATCTGGAGCTTAGCACTCTCCTCCACGCAAGCCCCCGCTGCAGTcctaacagcagcagcattaataTG ACAGCAGAACTTGCAGAAGCTCTTCACAGAACCCAGTTATCTGCTGCAGAAGAAAGAG TGGGTGAAGAAGTTTCCAATATAGAATTAATTTTGAGAACTGAAGATCATCAACCCGTCAGCTACAATGGAAAGttacctgatttttttccatggttCTGTGAGTGTTTGAAAGACTTTAAAGTGGCGAAAAGATGTGACTATACAGGAATATATTTTAtctggaaataa
- the CCDC62 gene encoding coiled-coil domain-containing protein 62 isoform X3 translates to MNSSVPCSASPQKLSESLENSTIQKQRQELQLLIAELKDRDKELNDMVAVHQQELLAWEDDRQKRLTLAERCSLLNNELNKRNDIIKSLTKRLKFLESRQNDSRATFEYTQQKFKELSQKVTDATVHCQALEEKNRSLHCSVLELSAKTGQLQAREQELLTMLKLKDEVILETTDYIIEFTSKFRKLESALRAAKTEEFSLNEEKQDLKLRLKELTLETNKLKDDLCERIKENNKQQEEIIHLRQENGCLRNELALIVEKSNRKDQLLQFARSKQARTDTELSSLRQIYVKQQRDLQFLHVNLESSQELRQKHEKASHERSIGVAFSAPESNSETDTVRTEGTHEICEENGTAQVPKSRVKITSEMCEVDKRLLLNASDLEETTSAYLNRCQKVVKVLAVLTEEEERRDVASSSDELGSKVFCEANNTRPLRNSDVSEDGMESRDQQTFESSSPECEHWLNVSSGVDSPSTLVQNTVTSDKTDNENKIWEERTGILFGQKTREASAAIHKSESDSCSSNNFTIKNDAWWEPVSDLEWLKIFKPMKGDGNIWHGKDCSFKSAQETKCASSKSEENVDLNSFHMGSPCLTSTQKGDRPQRCEKFSDEDFPLEINDLSVTKTTNRCCSATIDQGTSSPVSKLQQALAESRQMVADLELSTLLHASPRCSPNSSSINMTAELAEALHRTQLSAAEERVGEEVSNIELILRTEDHQPVSYNGKLPDFFPWFCECLKDFKVAKRCDYTGIYFIWK, encoded by the exons AAACTTAGCGAAAGCCTTGAGAACAGCACCATTCAGAAACAGAGGCAAGAACTCCAGCTTTTAATTGCGGAACTGAAAGATCGTGATAAGGAACTCAACGACATGGTTGCAGTGCATCAACAAGAGCTTCTAGCCTGGGAAGATGATCGTCAAAAAAGACTGACTTTAGCAGAACGATGCAGCTTATTAAACA ATGAGCTGAACAAGAGAAATGACATTATAAAATCACTCACCAAAAGGTTAAAGTTCTTAGAATCTCGGCAGAATGACAGTAGGGCAACATTTGAATATACACAACAGAAGTTTAAAGAGCTGTCTCAAAAAGTAACAGATGCAACTGTTCACTGTCAGGCTCTGGAG GAGAAAAATCGAAGTCTCCACTGCTCAGTTTTGGAACTGTCTGCTAAAACAGGCCAGCTGCAAGCGAGAGAACAAGAGCTTCTTACTATGCTTAAGCTGAAG GACGAGGTTATACTTGAAACAACTGATTACATTATTGAGTTTACATCTAAATTCAGAAAGCTGGAAAGTGCATTGCGTGCAGCAAAGACGGAGGAATTCAGTCTAAACGAAGAAAAGCAAGACCTCAAACTGAGACTGAAAGAACTAACACTTGAAACAAATAAGCTGAAAG atgaccTCTGTGaaaggataaaggaaaataataagcagcaggaagaaatcaTTCACCTCAGACAAGAAAATGGCTGCTTGAGGAATGAGCTTGCACTTATTG TTGAGAAATCAAATAGGAAGGATCAACTTCTTCAGTTTGCCAGGTCTAAACAAGCACGGACTGACACAGAACTATCAAGTTTGCGACAG ATCTACGTAAAACAGCAGCGTGACTTGCAATTTCTTCATGTCAATTTGGAGAGCTCTCAAGAATTAAGGCAAAAGCATGAAAAGGCGTCACATGAAAGgag CATAGGTGTGGCATTCTCTGCCCCTGAAAGTAACAGCGAGACAGACACAGTTAGGACTGAGGGCACCCACGAGATATGTGAGGAGAATGGAACTGCACAGGTTCCAAAAAGTAGGGTAAAAATCACCTCTGAGATGTGTGAAGTAGATAAAAGACTGTTACTGAATGCATCAGACTTGGAGGAAACTACCTCAGCGTACTTAAACCGGTGTCAAAAAGTTGTGAAAGTCTTGGCTGTCCTTACGGAAGAAGAAGAAAGGCGGGATGTTGCATCAAGCTCTGATGAGCTAGGCAGCAAAGTATTTTGTGAGGCAAACAACACAAGGCCATTGAGAAACAGCGACGTTTCTGAGGATGGAATGGAAAGCAGAGACCAACAAACCTTTGAGTCATCTTCACCTGAATGTGAGCATTGGCTTAATGTCAGTTCTGGTGTAGATTCACCAAGTACTTTGGTCCAGAACACCGTCACATCTGACAAAactgataatgaaaataaaatctgggaAGAGAGAACTGGAATTCTGTTTGGCCAAAAAACCAGAGAGGCTTCTGCTGCGATTCACAAGTCTGAATCTGATTCCTGTAGTAGTAACAACTTCACCATAAAAAATGATGCATGGTGGGAGCCGGTATCAGATCTAGAATGGTTGAAGATTTTCAAACCCATGAAAGGAGATGGAAATATATGGCATGGAAAAGATTGCAGCTTCAAGAGTGCACAAGAGACGAAATGTGCCAGCTCAAAAAG tgaagaAAACGTGGATCTGAATTCTTTTCACATGGGTTCTCCCTGTTTGACATCCACCCAGAAAGGAGACAGGCCTCAAAGATGTGAGAAATTCTCTGATGAAGACTTCCCTCTGGAGATCAATGACCTTTCAGTGACTAAGACGACAAATCGATGCTGCAGTGCTACCATTGACCAA GGTACCAGTTCCCCCGTAAGTAAGCTGCAGCAGGCGTTGGCCGAGTCTCGACAGATGGTTGCTGATCTGGAGCTTAGCACTCTCCTCCACGCAAGCCCCCGCTGCAGTcctaacagcagcagcattaataTG ACAGCAGAACTTGCAGAAGCTCTTCACAGAACCCAGTTATCTGCTGCAGAAGAAAGAG TGGGTGAAGAAGTTTCCAATATAGAATTAATTTTGAGAACTGAAGATCATCAACCCGTCAGCTACAATGGAAAGttacctgatttttttccatggttCTGTGAGTGTTTGAAAGACTTTAAAGTGGCGAAAAGATGTGACTATACAGGAATATATTTTAtctggaaataa
- the CCDC62 gene encoding coiled-coil domain-containing protein 62 isoform X4, giving the protein MNSSVPCSASPQKLSESLENSTIQKQRQELQLLIAELKDRDKELNDMVAVHQQELLAWEDDRQKRLTLAERCSLLNNELNKRNDIIKSLTKRLKFLESRQNDSRATFEYTQQKFKELSQKVTDATVHCQALEEKNRSLHCSVLELSAKTGQLQAREQELLTMLKLKDEVILETTDYIIEFTSKFRKLESALRAAKTEEFSLNEEKQDLKLRLKELTLETNKLKDDLCERIKENNKQQEEIIHLRQENGCLRNELALIVEKSNRKDQLLQFARSKQARTDTELSSLRQIYVKQQRDLQFLHVNLESSQELRQKHEKASHERSIGVAFSAPESNSETDTVRTEGTHEICEENGTAQVPKSRVKITSEMCEVDKRLLLNASDLEETTSAYLNRCQKVVKVLAVLTEEEERRDVASSSDELGSKVFCEANNTRPLRNSDVSEDGMESRDQQTFESSSPECEHWLNVSSGVDSPSTLVQNTVTSDKTDNENKIWEERTGILFGQKTREASAAIHKSESDSCSSNNFTIKNDAWWEPVSDLEWLKIFKPMKGDGNIWHGKDCSFKSAQETKCASSKSEENVDLNSFHMGSPCLTSTQKGDRPQRCEKFSDEDFPLEINDLSVTKTTNRCCSATIDQGTSSPVSKLQQALAESRQMVADLELSTLLHASPRCSPNSSSINMTAELAEALHRTQLSAAEERGAKLTFSSL; this is encoded by the exons AAACTTAGCGAAAGCCTTGAGAACAGCACCATTCAGAAACAGAGGCAAGAACTCCAGCTTTTAATTGCGGAACTGAAAGATCGTGATAAGGAACTCAACGACATGGTTGCAGTGCATCAACAAGAGCTTCTAGCCTGGGAAGATGATCGTCAAAAAAGACTGACTTTAGCAGAACGATGCAGCTTATTAAACA ATGAGCTGAACAAGAGAAATGACATTATAAAATCACTCACCAAAAGGTTAAAGTTCTTAGAATCTCGGCAGAATGACAGTAGGGCAACATTTGAATATACACAACAGAAGTTTAAAGAGCTGTCTCAAAAAGTAACAGATGCAACTGTTCACTGTCAGGCTCTGGAG GAGAAAAATCGAAGTCTCCACTGCTCAGTTTTGGAACTGTCTGCTAAAACAGGCCAGCTGCAAGCGAGAGAACAAGAGCTTCTTACTATGCTTAAGCTGAAG GACGAGGTTATACTTGAAACAACTGATTACATTATTGAGTTTACATCTAAATTCAGAAAGCTGGAAAGTGCATTGCGTGCAGCAAAGACGGAGGAATTCAGTCTAAACGAAGAAAAGCAAGACCTCAAACTGAGACTGAAAGAACTAACACTTGAAACAAATAAGCTGAAAG atgaccTCTGTGaaaggataaaggaaaataataagcagcaggaagaaatcaTTCACCTCAGACAAGAAAATGGCTGCTTGAGGAATGAGCTTGCACTTATTG TTGAGAAATCAAATAGGAAGGATCAACTTCTTCAGTTTGCCAGGTCTAAACAAGCACGGACTGACACAGAACTATCAAGTTTGCGACAG ATCTACGTAAAACAGCAGCGTGACTTGCAATTTCTTCATGTCAATTTGGAGAGCTCTCAAGAATTAAGGCAAAAGCATGAAAAGGCGTCACATGAAAGgag CATAGGTGTGGCATTCTCTGCCCCTGAAAGTAACAGCGAGACAGACACAGTTAGGACTGAGGGCACCCACGAGATATGTGAGGAGAATGGAACTGCACAGGTTCCAAAAAGTAGGGTAAAAATCACCTCTGAGATGTGTGAAGTAGATAAAAGACTGTTACTGAATGCATCAGACTTGGAGGAAACTACCTCAGCGTACTTAAACCGGTGTCAAAAAGTTGTGAAAGTCTTGGCTGTCCTTACGGAAGAAGAAGAAAGGCGGGATGTTGCATCAAGCTCTGATGAGCTAGGCAGCAAAGTATTTTGTGAGGCAAACAACACAAGGCCATTGAGAAACAGCGACGTTTCTGAGGATGGAATGGAAAGCAGAGACCAACAAACCTTTGAGTCATCTTCACCTGAATGTGAGCATTGGCTTAATGTCAGTTCTGGTGTAGATTCACCAAGTACTTTGGTCCAGAACACCGTCACATCTGACAAAactgataatgaaaataaaatctgggaAGAGAGAACTGGAATTCTGTTTGGCCAAAAAACCAGAGAGGCTTCTGCTGCGATTCACAAGTCTGAATCTGATTCCTGTAGTAGTAACAACTTCACCATAAAAAATGATGCATGGTGGGAGCCGGTATCAGATCTAGAATGGTTGAAGATTTTCAAACCCATGAAAGGAGATGGAAATATATGGCATGGAAAAGATTGCAGCTTCAAGAGTGCACAAGAGACGAAATGTGCCAGCTCAAAAAG tgaagaAAACGTGGATCTGAATTCTTTTCACATGGGTTCTCCCTGTTTGACATCCACCCAGAAAGGAGACAGGCCTCAAAGATGTGAGAAATTCTCTGATGAAGACTTCCCTCTGGAGATCAATGACCTTTCAGTGACTAAGACGACAAATCGATGCTGCAGTGCTACCATTGACCAA GGTACCAGTTCCCCCGTAAGTAAGCTGCAGCAGGCGTTGGCCGAGTCTCGACAGATGGTTGCTGATCTGGAGCTTAGCACTCTCCTCCACGCAAGCCCCCGCTGCAGTcctaacagcagcagcattaataTG ACAGCAGAACTTGCAGAAGCTCTTCACAGAACCCAGTTATCTGCTGCAGAAGAAAGAGGTGCTAAGCTTACATTCTCTTCTCTATGA
- the CCDC62 gene encoding coiled-coil domain-containing protein 62 isoform X2: protein MNSSVPCSASPQKLSESLENSTIQKQRQELQLLIAELKDRDKELNDMVAVHQQELLAWEDDRQKRLTLAERCSLLNNELNKRNDIIKSLTKRLKFLESRQNDSRATFEYTQQKFKELSQKVTDATVHCQALEEKNRSLHCSVLELSAKTGQLQAREQELLTMLKLKAFLRREEWSTNNKLVYFHKQACFLALIFGIFSSRAQKKICEVAVTAADEVILETTDYIIEFTSKFRKLESALRAAKTEEFSLNEEKQDLKLRLKELTLETNKLKDDLCERIKENNKQQEEIIHLRQENGCLRNELALIVEKSNRKDQLLQFARSKQARTDTELSSLRQIYVKQQRDLQFLHVNLESSQELRQKHEKASHERSIGVAFSAPESNSETDTVRTEGTHEICEENGTAQVPKSRVKITSEMCEVDKRLLLNASDLEETTSAYLNRCQKVVKVLAVLTEEEERRDVASSSDELGSKVFCEANNTRPLRNSDVSEDGMESRDQQTFESSSPECEHWLNVSSGVDSPSTLVQNTVTSDKTDNENKIWEERTGILFGQKTREASAAIHKSESDSCSSNNFTIKNDAWWEPVSDLEWLKIFKPMKGDGNIWHGKDCSFKSAQETKCASSKSEENVDLNSFHMGSPCLTSTQKGDRPQRCEKFSDEDFPLEINDLSVTKTTNRCCSATIDQGTSSPVSKLQQALAESRQMVADLELSTLLHASPRCSPNSSSINMTAELAEALHRTQLSAAEERGAKLTFSSL from the exons AAACTTAGCGAAAGCCTTGAGAACAGCACCATTCAGAAACAGAGGCAAGAACTCCAGCTTTTAATTGCGGAACTGAAAGATCGTGATAAGGAACTCAACGACATGGTTGCAGTGCATCAACAAGAGCTTCTAGCCTGGGAAGATGATCGTCAAAAAAGACTGACTTTAGCAGAACGATGCAGCTTATTAAACA ATGAGCTGAACAAGAGAAATGACATTATAAAATCACTCACCAAAAGGTTAAAGTTCTTAGAATCTCGGCAGAATGACAGTAGGGCAACATTTGAATATACACAACAGAAGTTTAAAGAGCTGTCTCAAAAAGTAACAGATGCAACTGTTCACTGTCAGGCTCTGGAG GAGAAAAATCGAAGTCTCCACTGCTCAGTTTTGGAACTGTCTGCTAAAACAGGCCAGCTGCAAGCGAGAGAACAAGAGCTTCTTACTATGCTTAAGCTGAAG GCTTTTTTGAGAAGAGAAGAGTGGTCAACAAACAATAAACTGGTTTATTTTCATAAACAAGCTTGTTTCCTGGCTTTGatttttgggattttttcctcaAGAGCTCAGAAGAAAATCTGTGAAGTAGCTGTAACTGCTGCA GACGAGGTTATACTTGAAACAACTGATTACATTATTGAGTTTACATCTAAATTCAGAAAGCTGGAAAGTGCATTGCGTGCAGCAAAGACGGAGGAATTCAGTCTAAACGAAGAAAAGCAAGACCTCAAACTGAGACTGAAAGAACTAACACTTGAAACAAATAAGCTGAAAG atgaccTCTGTGaaaggataaaggaaaataataagcagcaggaagaaatcaTTCACCTCAGACAAGAAAATGGCTGCTTGAGGAATGAGCTTGCACTTATTG TTGAGAAATCAAATAGGAAGGATCAACTTCTTCAGTTTGCCAGGTCTAAACAAGCACGGACTGACACAGAACTATCAAGTTTGCGACAG ATCTACGTAAAACAGCAGCGTGACTTGCAATTTCTTCATGTCAATTTGGAGAGCTCTCAAGAATTAAGGCAAAAGCATGAAAAGGCGTCACATGAAAGgag CATAGGTGTGGCATTCTCTGCCCCTGAAAGTAACAGCGAGACAGACACAGTTAGGACTGAGGGCACCCACGAGATATGTGAGGAGAATGGAACTGCACAGGTTCCAAAAAGTAGGGTAAAAATCACCTCTGAGATGTGTGAAGTAGATAAAAGACTGTTACTGAATGCATCAGACTTGGAGGAAACTACCTCAGCGTACTTAAACCGGTGTCAAAAAGTTGTGAAAGTCTTGGCTGTCCTTACGGAAGAAGAAGAAAGGCGGGATGTTGCATCAAGCTCTGATGAGCTAGGCAGCAAAGTATTTTGTGAGGCAAACAACACAAGGCCATTGAGAAACAGCGACGTTTCTGAGGATGGAATGGAAAGCAGAGACCAACAAACCTTTGAGTCATCTTCACCTGAATGTGAGCATTGGCTTAATGTCAGTTCTGGTGTAGATTCACCAAGTACTTTGGTCCAGAACACCGTCACATCTGACAAAactgataatgaaaataaaatctgggaAGAGAGAACTGGAATTCTGTTTGGCCAAAAAACCAGAGAGGCTTCTGCTGCGATTCACAAGTCTGAATCTGATTCCTGTAGTAGTAACAACTTCACCATAAAAAATGATGCATGGTGGGAGCCGGTATCAGATCTAGAATGGTTGAAGATTTTCAAACCCATGAAAGGAGATGGAAATATATGGCATGGAAAAGATTGCAGCTTCAAGAGTGCACAAGAGACGAAATGTGCCAGCTCAAAAAG tgaagaAAACGTGGATCTGAATTCTTTTCACATGGGTTCTCCCTGTTTGACATCCACCCAGAAAGGAGACAGGCCTCAAAGATGTGAGAAATTCTCTGATGAAGACTTCCCTCTGGAGATCAATGACCTTTCAGTGACTAAGACGACAAATCGATGCTGCAGTGCTACCATTGACCAA GGTACCAGTTCCCCCGTAAGTAAGCTGCAGCAGGCGTTGGCCGAGTCTCGACAGATGGTTGCTGATCTGGAGCTTAGCACTCTCCTCCACGCAAGCCCCCGCTGCAGTcctaacagcagcagcattaataTG ACAGCAGAACTTGCAGAAGCTCTTCACAGAACCCAGTTATCTGCTGCAGAAGAAAGAGGTGCTAAGCTTACATTCTCTTCTCTATGA